The genomic window CACGTTCAACGCGGTCGCCGGCTTGGAGTAGGCGTTGTTACCAAACTGATGAATCGATTCGCTGTTGGTCATGATCGGCACCTGACCACTGCTTCGCATGTAGCCCACGATGTCGGCCGGTTCGCCGCGTCGGCTGGGATAATTTTCCTCCCATTCCTGTTCGGACAGGTACTGCAGAAACGTGTTCAGGCCTTCGTCCATCCAAGTCCATTGGCGTTCGTCGCTGTTGACGATCATGGGGAAGTAGTTGTGACCGACTTCGTGGATGATCACGCTGATCAAGGCGTATTTGGTTTTTTTGGAATACGTGCCGTCTTCTTCCGGCCGCGGTCCGTTGAAGCAGATCATCGGGTATTCCATCCCATACACCGGGCCGTTGACGCTGATCGCCGTGGGGTAGGGATAGTCGAAGGTGTAGCGGCTGTAGACTTCCAGCGTGTGCACGATCGAATGCGTCGAATACTGACTCCACAACGGTTCAGCTTCGTTGGGATAATACGACATCGCCATCACGGGTTGGTTGCCGGCGGTGTGCCCGACCGCGTCCCAGATGAACTTGCGGCTGCTGGCGAAAGCGAAATCGCGAACGTTTTTGGCGTGAAATACCCAGGTCTTGGTGTCCTTGGGTTTGGCCTTCGATTTTTCGTTTTCTTTGGCTTCTTCGGGCGTGACGATGAACATCGGTTCTTTCGCCGTGCGTGCTTCTTCCAGACGGGCTCGCTGCGTTTCGGTCAGCACCGCTTTGGCGTTCTGCAGCACGCCGGTGGCGGCCACAACATGGTCGGCCGGGGCGGTGATGCTGACTTCATAATCGCCCAGTTCCAGCGTGAATTCGCCGCGGCCGAGGAACTGTTTGTGCTGCCAGCCGGTGTAGTCGGTAAAGGCCACTGCGCGGGGGAACCACTGAGCGATTTCGTAGATGTAGTTCTTGTCTTTCTCGAAATATTCGTACCCGCTGCGCGCCCGAATCAACTTGGAATCGACGATGTTGTAGGAATAATCGATGACCAGTTTGGTTGATTCGCCCGATTTGATGGCTTCCGGCAGGTCCACCCGCATCATGGTTTTGACCACCGTGTGGGGCAGCGGATTGCCCTCTGCGTCGGCGACTCGCGTCAGTTTGTAACCGCCATCAAAGGTTTCGCGTGCCAGCAGGCTGCGGACGGCATTAAAGCTGACGCGGCCGTCCAGCGAAGGAGCTTCGGCGGTTTTGACGGTGTCGGAATCGGGACGGAAAATGTTCTGGTCCAGCTGCACCCAGACGTATCGCAGCGATTGCGGCGATTGATTGTGGTAATGAATTTCGACGGTGGCTTCGAGCCGCTGGCGCCGATCGTCCAGGGTCACGTCGATCTTGTAGTCGGCTCGTTGCTGCCAGTAGCTGGGACCGGGTTCCCCCGATGCGGTGCGGTAAGTGTTGGGCGTGGGCAGCCATTCTTCGATCTGCCGAAAGTAATCCGGCTGGTTGCCAAATTTACTGTTGGGTAGCGGTTGAGCCAGCGCGAGCGAGGCCACCGAGCAGCATAGGGCGCACACGATTAGTCGGGTAAAATACATCATTAACAAACAATCGGTGGTGGGCGTTACAGGTTAGGAGGGGAAACCGGCGGAATACGTGTCTTTATTCTAGTCCAACGAAATTGGCAAATCGGCGGCAGGCGATACAATTCCTCGCTCCCCGTGCCGTTGCCACGATCCCACCCATTACCTGCACCCTTAGGGCCGCTGTGCGAGTTTTATATGAGGACAATCATTTGCTGGTTGTCGACAAACCCACCGGAATCGCCACCATGGGCTCCGACAGCGGACCCACCGTGTACAGCTGGGCTGCGGAATACCTGAAACACAAATACAACAAACCGGGCAACGTGTTCGTGGGCATCGTCAGTCGCTTGGACACGTTTACCAGCGGCGTCCTGGTGCTCGCGCGGACCAGCAAGGCGGCCTCGCGGCTGTCGGCTCAGTTTCGCGAAACGACGCCCAAGAAAACCTATCTGGCGGTCTTGCAGGGCCAGCTTGAGGGGGGCGAACAGACGTGGGTCGACTGGGTTCGCAAAGACGACGCGGCGCACCGCATGCGATGCGTCGCCGATGGGGCCGCAGGCGCGCAGCGAGCGGAGTTGAAGTTGAACGTGGTCCGCAGTTGGTCGAATCGCACGTTGGTCCGGATCCAGTTGTTGACCGGCCGCAAACATCAAATCCGCGTGCAAGCCAGCTCGCGAGGCCACGCGGTCTGGGGCGATCGCAAATACGAGGCGACCACGCGACTGCCTCAAGGCATCGCACTGCATTCGCATTGCTTGGAAATCACGCATCCCACTCGGCGCGAAGCGATGCAGTTTCGCAGCGACCCGCCGGAAGCCTGGAAGCGATTAGGCGTGAGGGACAAAGATCTGGCGTAGTAACATCGAGCCCGTAGCTACCGTCGCCAGACTGCATCAGCCGCGGAGCGGCGGCGTCATGTAGCCATGGGCGCGAGCCCATGGACCCGGTGACACAAGCAGACGCAAAGTCCCAACGGGACGACATCAATTTTGGCCGCCGCGGACTGCTGTCGCCCCGTTGGGGCTTGGTGCGAGTAAATTTTCCCCAACCATGGGCTGGCGCCCAGGGCTACATAACGTCGTCCCTTCGGGACTGTAGCTACGATGCGCTTACGCTCCGTATTTGCCCATTTTGCCGGCGTTCGATAGCGCCAGCAGCATCAGGTACTTGGCTTCGAATTGCGACAGGCCCCCGGTCAGGCTGTTCGATTCCGAAAAGCTGGTGTGGGGATCGGGACGGCAACAATCGCTGACCAACAGCGTCGGCACCGGGTGCCAGGAGTGGCTTTGCAGATAAGCCGGCGTGCTGTGATCGCCCGTCACGATCAGGACTTCCGGGTTCAGAGCTTCGATTTTGGGCAGGATCGCGTCCAGATCTTCGGTGCGTTTGACTTTGGCTTCGAAGTTACCGTCTTCGCCGGTGCTGTCGGTGTATTTGTAGTGGATGAAGAAGAAGTCGTAATCTTCCCAGTTCTGCTTCAACACTTCCATCTGATCATCCAGCGTTTGAGCTTCGCCGATGATGTCCATGCCGACCAACCGCGCCAGGCCCTTGTACATTGGGTAGACGGCAATCGCCGCGGCTCGCAAGCCGTAGACTTCTTCGTAGCTGGGCAGGTCCGGTTTGGACGCAAAGCCGCGCATGGTGTGGAAGTTGGCGTGCGGCTGGTCTTTCAGAATTTCGCGGGCTTGCCGCAGGAATTCTTTGGCGACTTCCGCCGTCCGCTGGCTGGCTTCGTCGCGAGCCACGGGATCCAACGGAGCGACGCCGGTGGCTTGGGGATCGGTGTCTTCGACTTCGCCATGCAAGCCTTCACCCCGGAACACGACGACGAAGCGGTGTTCCTTGACCGGTTCGACGAAGACTTCCACGCCGGGGATTTGAATCTGTCGCAGGCTGATGGCGATCGGAGCACTCTGTTCGGTGGGGATGCGGCCCGCGCGGCGATCGGAGATCAAGCCGTCGGCATCGAGCGTACAGAAATTGCAGCGGATCGCCACATCGCCGTTTTGCAATTCAAACCCGATACCGGTCGCTTCCAAGGCTCCGCGGCCGATCTGGTATTTCAGTGGATCGTAGCCGAACAAGCCCAGGTGACCGGGACCGCTGCCCGGCGCGATGCCGGGTTTGACCGGGATACTGCCGCCCTGCACGCCGGCGGTGGCCAAGCGATCCAGGTTGGGGGTGTTGGCGGTTTCCAGTTCGGTTTTGCCGCCGGGGGTCATGGGCAACCCGCCCAATCCATCGCCCACCAACATCACGATTTTGGCGCTGTTTTTCACCTGAAGGCTGCGGGTCAGTTCGTGCATGTCCATGGTTGAGATGGTCTCCGGGAGGGGGCTGGTTTCGAAGCGATAGGTTTATCAAAAAAGCCCTTCGCTTGGTAGCTGCCCTCAGGAATCCAGCATGATGCGTTGCACCACGTATTTGACGATCGCCACGTAATGAACCGTGGCGGCGGTGAGCACGAACAAATGCCACACAGCGTGAAAAAAACGTCGTCGCTGATCCAGCACCAAAAACACCACGCCCAGACTGTAAATAATTCCGCCGGCCGCCATATAAGCCAAGCAACCGAGCGGGACTTGAGGGCCCAGCACCAAGGCCGGGGCCCAGCCCAGCAGCAGGTAGGTGGTCGTGCCGATGCCGTGCACGCGATGTTTGAACAATACCTTCGAGGCGAACCCCAGGCCGGCCATCAACCACAAGAAAATCAACAGCGGCACCTGCCACGACCCACCATAGCTCCAGGCAAAAGGCGTGTAGGTTCCGGAGATCATCAGATAGATCGTGCCCTGATCCCAGGCCCGCATCCGGGCGCGACGGTAGGGCTCGTAAACGGCGTGTGAGAGCGTGGAGAACAGGAACACGGCGACCACCGACGCCATGTAGCTGAGGCAGGCGAGTTGCAGCCCCCACGGTTTATC from Roseimaritima ulvae includes these protein-coding regions:
- a CDS encoding M1 family metallopeptidase encodes the protein MMYFTRLIVCALCCSVASLALAQPLPNSKFGNQPDYFRQIEEWLPTPNTYRTASGEPGPSYWQQRADYKIDVTLDDRRQRLEATVEIHYHNQSPQSLRYVWVQLDQNIFRPDSDTVKTAEAPSLDGRVSFNAVRSLLARETFDGGYKLTRVADAEGNPLPHTVVKTMMRVDLPEAIKSGESTKLVIDYSYNIVDSKLIRARSGYEYFEKDKNYIYEIAQWFPRAVAFTDYTGWQHKQFLGRGEFTLELGDYEVSITAPADHVVAATGVLQNAKAVLTETQRARLEEARTAKEPMFIVTPEEAKENEKSKAKPKDTKTWVFHAKNVRDFAFASSRKFIWDAVGHTAGNQPVMAMSYYPNEAEPLWSQYSTHSIVHTLEVYSRYTFDYPYPTAISVNGPVYGMEYPMICFNGPRPEEDGTYSKKTKYALISVIIHEVGHNYFPMIVNSDERQWTWMDEGLNTFLQYLSEQEWEENYPSRRGEPADIVGYMRSSGQVPIMTNSESIHQFGNNAYSKPATALNVLRETVLGRELFDFAFKEYARRWKFRRPTPADFFRTMEDASGVDLDWFWRGWFYSTDHVDIGIDSVRLYEIDSGDPDENADRRRRERDARPKSLSAERNQSLPKRLDLFPGLKDFYNDYDDLEVSEDSRKSFQKFLESLDADERKLLKRKTNFYVVRFSNVGGIVMPIVLKIHYEDGSSETQTYPAEIWRRDGKHVNKLIISDKTIQRLELDPKRQTADAAEANNHWPPKLIPSRFRLYKDSKSKNEMQKAGVNQGEEKEGEEKEGKDK
- a CDS encoding RluA family pseudouridine synthase — protein: MRVLYEDNHLLVVDKPTGIATMGSDSGPTVYSWAAEYLKHKYNKPGNVFVGIVSRLDTFTSGVLVLARTSKAASRLSAQFRETTPKKTYLAVLQGQLEGGEQTWVDWVRKDDAAHRMRCVADGAAGAQRAELKLNVVRSWSNRTLVRIQLLTGRKHQIRVQASSRGHAVWGDRKYEATTRLPQGIALHSHCLEITHPTRREAMQFRSDPPEAWKRLGVRDKDLA
- a CDS encoding 2,3-bisphosphoglycerate-independent phosphoglycerate mutase, with the protein product MDMHELTRSLQVKNSAKIVMLVGDGLGGLPMTPGGKTELETANTPNLDRLATAGVQGGSIPVKPGIAPGSGPGHLGLFGYDPLKYQIGRGALEATGIGFELQNGDVAIRCNFCTLDADGLISDRRAGRIPTEQSAPIAISLRQIQIPGVEVFVEPVKEHRFVVVFRGEGLHGEVEDTDPQATGVAPLDPVARDEASQRTAEVAKEFLRQAREILKDQPHANFHTMRGFASKPDLPSYEEVYGLRAAAIAVYPMYKGLARLVGMDIIGEAQTLDDQMEVLKQNWEDYDFFFIHYKYTDSTGEDGNFEAKVKRTEDLDAILPKIEALNPEVLIVTGDHSTPAYLQSHSWHPVPTLLVSDCCRPDPHTSFSESNSLTGGLSQFEAKYLMLLALSNAGKMGKYGA
- the trhA gene encoding PAQR family membrane homeostasis protein TrhA, whose amino-acid sequence is MSSETPPLPESSTPIAGSEPPPFMDPMRDEWANTLTHAAACMVAVVGLLLMIWLVIDKPWGLQLACLSYMASVVAVFLFSTLSHAVYEPYRRARMRAWDQGTIYLMISGTYTPFAWSYGGSWQVPLLIFLWLMAGLGFASKVLFKHRVHGIGTTTYLLLGWAPALVLGPQVPLGCLAYMAAGGIIYSLGVVFLVLDQRRRFFHAVWHLFVLTAATVHYVAIVKYVVQRIMLDS